CCCACACCGAGCACGGTGCTCGCCACCGTGCCCACCGCGAGGACACCGCGTCCGGCGACGGTCAGCACCGCACGCGAGACCGAGCGGGAACGCGGGGGCTTCGACGAAGCGGATTCGGTCACTGCAACAGGTTAGGCGACTTGTCCAGCCGTACCCGACCTCCGTTCGGGGCGGTCCGGATCCTTGTTCGTAACGGCCCGAATCCCGATCTTGCTGTGGGAGACTGAAATGTCCTCCGCGTCCGGCACGCGGAGCACGAGACGCACCACCAGTGATCCCGAGAAGTCGAAATGTCGGACGAGCTGTCCGTCGTGAACGCGGCAGCGCGGAGCCGCGTCAACGGTGCGCTGTGAAGCGGCACTGCTGCTCGTCGGCTCGATCGGGGTGCTCTCCGGCGCGTTCGCCGCCTTCGGGTTCTACCACCGCCCGCTGAACCCGTTCGCGCACGCGCTGACCCCGTGGGTAATGCTGGCCGTGCTGGTCAGCGCTCGCCGAACTCCTCGCACGGCCGTGCCGCGCACCATCGCCTGCCTGCTCGGTGCGGTGGTGGCCTTCTACGTCGGCAAGCCGCTGCTCTACAACACCGTCTACTATCCCGACGCGCCCGAGATCGGGATCCAGGTGAACAACCTGGTCATGTGGTGTGTGCTGGCGGTGTTCGCCGGGGCAGTGCTGGGAGGTGTCTTCTCCGCCATCAGCGGTGGCTCCTGGTCGGGTTCGGCGGCCACCGCCACCGCGCTCGCACTGCTGCTGGCCGCCACGATCGAAGAGACGGGATTCGGGTTCGCGGACAGCGATCTCCTGCTGCAGCGTATGACGCTCTGACCGGCGACGGAAACGGGACGCGACAGGGGAGTTTCCTCCGACGCTCGCGGCACGAAACCTCGCGCACGTTCCCCGAATCACCCCCGGTGGATCGGGTGGACACTTCACTGCTTCCGCAGCAGTTCGCGGCTGCGCTTGCCGTAGTCGTCGGCGTGGTCGAGCACCTGCTGCACGTACTCGCCGCTGGCGTTGTACCGCAGCACGGCGTCGCGGAACTGCTCGGCACGGCGCAGGTCGCTGCCCGAGTCGCAGAGGTAGTAGCCCGCGGCGAGCGCCGCGTCGTCGAGATCGTCGGGGTCCGCCACCCCGTCGGCATCGCCGTCGCGTCCCCAATCACGCCAGGTGCTCGGGATGAACTGCAGCGGGCCGACGGCGCGGTCGTAGACCGTGTCGCCGTCCAGCTCCCCATCGTCGGTGTCGCGGATGAGCCGCACGCCCTCGCTGCCGTCCAGCGGGATCCCCCTGATGGGCGGCTCGGGGCGGGCGGTGCTGTCCAGATCCGAGCCGCCGTAGCGGCCGTGACCGGACTCGACGGCGCCGACCCCGGCGAGCACCGACCAACTCAGCCCGCAGTCCGGCCTGGTGCGTTCCAGGGCCAGTTCGGCGTAGCCGTAGGCCTCCAGCGCGGCCAGCGGGATGTTGAGCTCGTCGGAGAGGTTCTCGGCCCAGTCGGAGAGCTGCCGCTGTGGACGGGGAGTCGTGGCCGGATCGGCGCCGCCGGGTAACGGGCGCACCTGGGGTGGCTGCGCCCCGGCACGGGGTGGTGCCGTGGCGCTGGGCAGCCGGGACCGATTCTGCTGCCCCCCGTTGTCCAGCAATCCGGCCAACAGCACGAGCACTGCGAGCATCGCCAGTCCGCTCAACAGCACGAGCGGCGAGTCGGATGCTTTCCGTCGTCGCGGCACGATGGCGGACCTCCCTAGGTCACTGAACTGTTACCCGCTCCACCGGATCCGGTGGAGTCGCCGGTCACGGGTGAAAGACCTCAGCCCGGTTCGTCGATTTCACCGGTTTCGTCGGCTTTTGGCCAGTACTCGCGCCAATCGGATTCGGACAGCCCCGCGGGATCGGCTCCCGAGGTGCGCGCGCGTGCCTCGGCGGTCCGGATGCGTCGGTCGAAGGCCAGCGAGGCCGCGCGCAGCGTGTCCTCCGGGTCACCGCCGTCGCGTCTCGCGCGTGCCACGGCGTCGAACAGCTCGGCTCCCGGATGGGAGTCGTCGCCGATCAGCTCGGCCGGTATCCCGGCCCGCTCGGCACGCTGCACGAGCTTGGCCGCCAGCGCCGCGGCAGGTTGCCCGTGCGCCACACCGTCCACAGCGGACTCGCGTTGCTTCTCGCGCTGCTTTAGCTCCTCCCACCGCGCGTGCTGCGACTCCGCGTCGTGCACCGAATCATCGGTGGCGAACACGTGCGGGTGACGCGAGACGAGCTTGCTCACCAGCTCGGCCGCCACGGTGTCGACGTCGAACGGATCGGCCGCGTCCTCGGTTGCCACGCGAGCGTGGAACAGCACCTGCAGCAGCACGTCACCGAGTTCCTCCCGCATGGCACCGCGGTCGGAACCCTCCAGGGCCTCCAACAGTTCGTAGGTCTCCTCGACCAGATAGGTGCGCAGCGACTCGTGCGTCTGCCGCGCGTCCCACGGGCAGCCGCCGGGGGAACGCAGCCGGTCCATCACCGTCACCGCGTCCAGCAGCTCGACTCCCGGCGGGGGCGTCGCCCGCACCTCGCGGGCTCCCGCCGCCAGCAGTTCCCGCACCGCTGCCGAGTGGTCGTCGGGTGCGACCAGCACGACCGGCTCGCGGGCGGCCCGACGCAGCAGCTCGGCGTGCTCCGGCGGCGCGGCGGCTCCCAAGGAGTCACGGGTGGATTCGGCCAGTCCGGGATCGGCATAGACCTCCCCCGCACCACGCAGCCAGGGAACCGCCTCGGCGGGCACCACGTCCCCGAGGCGGTCGTCCACCAGCACCACCGCGCAGCCGTCGACGACGGAAGGGCGGGATTCACCGACGGCACTCATACCCCGATTGTTCCAGCCATTACTCGATCATGGTGTGCCCTCGATCGACCGGAAAGCTCAATCAGGCCCGGCTCTCCCGCTCGGGGATGCGGAAACCGCTGGTCTGCCCCTTGTCCGGCGCGACTGTGAGTTCCAGCGAGTCCCAGACCCCGTAGCGCGGGCTGAGCTCGACCCCGACGCGCTGCGCGGTCAGGCCCAGCAACCGCGATCCGAAGGCCTGCGTGAGCTGCTCGCCCTGACTGCCCAGCGAGGGTGTGCTCGACTGGCCGTCACCGTTTCCGGTGGTTCGTTCGGTGATCCGCGCGACGAGCCACTGACCGGCACTCTGCCTACCGGGTCCGGGGAAGGCGAGCACCGTGCCCTCGTCGGCCGCGAACAGCGGCGTCTGGGCGGCGAAGCTGAGCGCGCGTGACGCGCTGAGCTCACGCCCCGAGCCCGCGGGAACCCCTTCGGACCTCTCCTGCCGGATCAGTTCGGCGGCCTGTTCCGGGCCACGAGCCATGCGGTTCGCCTTGCGCTCGGCCTCGGCGCGGCTGGTGGCGCTGGTGTAGTCGAAGACCACCGAGGTGCTCGTCAGGTGCTTGCTGCCGAGTTTGCGCATCAGCACCAGTGAACGCGCCACGGAGCGGACCTCGTCGGCCGTGAAGATGGTTCCCTCGGTGGCGGCCTGCGCACCGCCCCGCTGCTGCACCCACTGGGTTATCTCCTGCTCGGAAACCCGCAGGTTCTGGCGTCGCGCGGCCACTTCGGCGAGCTTCTGCCGTACGGTGAACGCGGCTATCTGCCGCGCCAGCTCGTCCGTGCGTCCCTGCTCGTCGAGCTGTTCGCGCAGTTGCGGGCGCTCACCGACAACCGCCTCGAACCGCTGCTGCACCGTGCTCACCGGGATGGCCTGGTCACCGACGAGCGCTGCCGAGCCGATCTTGGAAGGCTGGGAACCACAACCGGCCAGCAGGCAGGCCGCGAGCAGCGCGATAATCAACCGTGGGCGGGCGATGACTGATCTCACAAGGGCCACTTTCTCACGAGCACCCGGGTGCTGTCCGTAAGCCCGCTGTGATCATGCTCGCTCACCCTCCGTACAATCACCGGGAATTCAGCGGAACCGGCCCAGCTCACGCAGCTCCCGCAGGAAGACCTCCGTGGTCGCCGGGTGGAGGTGCAGCAGCGGCTCGTCGTCCTCGTCGCGCTTGATGACCGTGAGCAGCGCCCCCTCGGGACCCGCGTAGTAGTTCAGCGGGTACTCGCACTCCCGCTCGGTGCCGCGCGAGACGTACTGCGAGCGCACGGCACGCAGCGCGAAGTCCAGCGGCGGCGCGGTCAGCCGTTCCAGCAGCCGGTGTCCCGGCGAGGTCGATCGCGTCCCGGTTGGCCGCTCGTCGTCCGGTGCGTCCGGTTCGTTCGATTCGTTCGGGTCGGACCGGGAAGGGCGGTCGCGGTCCGGCGCGGTGTGTCGGGCGGGCGGGGGCGGCATGGTGGTCGGTGCTTCGTCCACCGGTGGCGCGTCCGGCAGCAGTCCGGCCACTGTGGATGGCAAGGCGTCGGGCTCGACCGGTTCGAGCAGCACGCGGTCCTGCTCCACGGCGGCGAGCACGGCGAAGTCGTCGGCCTCGGCCACTTGGAAGCCGCCGCGCGTGGCCCCGGCGTCGGTGCGGATGGAGTACCAGCCGTAGATGCGGCGCTGCGGCGTGCGCAGCAGACGGAGCGTGTCGCGCAGCGCACCGATCGGAGCGCCACCCCTGGTCAGACCGGCCTGGCGCAGTTCGGCGTTGGCCGCCTCGACGATCGCCGCGCGTTCGCGGTGCGTGGCGCCCGGAGAAACGCCCTCCAGCCCGGCCGGTTTGGCGGTGCCCGCGCCGAACTCGTCGTGGTGCAGCACGTCGTAGGCGGCGTAGCTGAGCATGACCGGTTCGGTGATGACGCGCTCGAAGCGGGAACTCTCGAAGTCCTGTTCGTCGGATCCGGCGCCATCGAACCGGGGATCGTCGACACGGGGGTTGTCGCCCCTTGGGTCACCGACCCTCGGGTTACCGGCACGGCGACCGCGGCTGTGGGGCGGGAAGCCGCCGGGACGTGGACCTTCGGAATGGGGACCTTCGGAACGGGGACTGGACACACTCACCTCATCGCTGCCGACCTGCCGCCCCCACTCCCACGATTGTGCCATTCACAACGCCTCGCGGGGCCGCAGCGAGGACGGAGCGGTGCCATAGCAGCGCTGCCCCCGCTCCCCTCCCCCTGACGGCCCAGCGGCCCGGCGGCCCGGCGATTTCTTGGGAATTTACGCCCCGTCTCCGGCCCACCTCCCGACGATTTCGCGAGAAATTTACGCTCCGCCCACCACCGGGCCGTCCCCACAACTGGCCCCGGTCGGTGTCGAGTTCGGCGGAAGTAGGAGCAATGGCGGAGATAGAGTGAGACCCGACCGGGCGGATATGTCCAATGGGATGTGACGGAGTGGTGTTCACAGCGCCTTCGCCGCGCTAGAATCCCAGCGCAGTGAGTGTAGGCCCCGCGCACGCGGGGATGGACCCCACCATGACTGAGTCGAATCGCGTACGCGGTGGTAGGCCCCGCGCACGCGGGGATGGACCTGCCGAGTACCTGAGCATCAAGCCCGGCCCCGAGTAGGCCCCGCGCACGCGGGGATGGACCGTGCTCGGCCCAGGCGCGGAGCACCTCGGGGATGTAGGCCCCGCGCACACGGGGATTTGGAGACAGTAAAAGCGCCTCCGGAACCACTTCAAAGCTCCGGAGGCGCTGTGTTCGTTCGCTGGGGTTCAGTCGAAGCGGTTGGTCTTTACCGCGTTAATGAAGGTGGCCCACTGCTGACCGGTGGTGGTGAAGTACCCGGCGGCACGATCCTTGGTGTCGCGGATCGCCGCGCCACCGTCGAGACGACCGACTTCAACGCAGTTGGTCTCCTGACTGCTGTAGCTGCTCTTACGCCACGTGCTCACCGCGTGCGACAGAGTCACGTCGCCTCCAATCGTTCGATTGTCTCGGTGATGAGCTCCCTCGATTCCTCTGCACTCATCGCCAACCGATCGATATCATCCCGCGCATCAACGAATGCCGAAACGTCCCCCTCGTCACGCAGAAAAGCGCTTGACCTGTGGTGTTCCAAGTGCACCACAGGCGAGGCACGCTCGAACTCCAGCAGCATGAATGGTCCGGCGTGCGCTGGAGTCCAACCGAGATGCCTCGGTATAACGCGCACTTCGACGTTGCCTCGCTGACTCATCTCGGTCAGGTGCAACAGCTGTTCCGCCATAACCTCCTCATCACCAACAGCTTGGTGCAGCACCGAGTCCAATATGAAAGCTGTGTATGCAGCTGGCGCTTTCCGACGAGTGATGACATCGCTGCGTCCCAGTCGAAGCGCTACACGCTCGTCTACATTCGGAACTCCGGTGCCCATGATGGCCCGTGCATAGTCTCCGGTTTGCAAGAGTCCGGGCATGAGCAGTGGAGATACGTCAGTGATCGCAGTAGCGGTACGCTCGAATTCAAGTAGAGCGGTGAGTTGATCACCTTCTCCTGTGGCTCCCACCGAAACCGAGTTGACCGGTTCGGAAGCCGCTTCACGAGTCAACTCAAGTAGTCGGTCTCGCTGGTGACTCGGCAGGTCCAACACCGCGCACATCGCCGAGACCGACTCGGTGGATGGGACTCGCCCACCACGCTCCCAACGGACTACGACCGAATGCGAAACATCGAGCTGCGTAGCCAGTTTGCGAACGGTCATTCCGGCTCCTACCCGTGCTTCGCGAAGTTCAGAGCCAAGGATGTAGGCACGTGGTGCGAGGTTCGTGGTCCCGGTCATGCACCACACCGTAAATGAGAACAACATCTGTGGAGATCACCTGAAAGAGCTATTGTCCCAATGGTCTCGATACCTACAAACTGGTCTCACACCAAATACAAGTAGTTAATACTGACTACAGGAGGTCATCGATGCCAATCAGGTACGAGGTGCGTCATCCGGGTGTGCGGGTGTGGTGTGGCAACGAGTCGGGCTGGTCGTCGTCGTTGCTGGTGTGGATCTCTTGTTGGACGCCGGAGGTGATTCGGATCGAGACGCCGACGGTGTTTCACCGGACGGTGTGGACGGTCGAGCAGGCCGTCGAGCTGCGGGATGTGCTGACCGCGGCGGTGCGGACTGGAAGTGATGCTCGATGACCAGCTACGCGGGCAGGTTGGGCATGTGGCTGGCCCACGAGCAGTGGGAACTCGAACAGGCCTCCTACGACATCCCGGCGCGGCAGGCCACCCCCAGGCAGTGCGCCGAACTCGCCGGGGTACTGCAGCGGCTCTCGGATGAGCTGCGGGACTACGCCGCCGGGCTGGCCTTCGGCGGCGGAAACCCTCCGGAGTCCGGTTCGATCGACCCGGACGAGTTCCGCAGGCGGGGTGAGGCGGAGTGAGCACCCATCCGGCGATGCTGCTGACCACCGCCGTCGTGCTGACGGCCACCGCGATCGTGCTGGGTGGCTGGGGCAACCGGGCGAGTTATCGGCCCCGCCACGCGGGCGGCAGCGGCCCCGCCGCCCGCAGACTGGCCGCACTGCGGCTGGAGTCGTACTTCCGGGACGAACAGTCCACCACCGAGCTGATCGGCTGGCCGCTGTGCGACCCGGACGAACACCCGCACCTGTTCCGGCTCGACCCACCGGCACCGGTGCTCCCGAATCCAATTCCGGCGCAACCAGCAGCACCAAGTCCCACCCTGACGACCAGCCCCACGGCACTTGATCCCGTGACCGATCCGGGTGGGACAGAGCATCCCGAGCTGGCCATGCTGCGCCGCGTCCTCGACGGGCTGCACCGCCTCTAGCCACCAACTACCCGCCAGCTTCCGTCCCCACGATCCATCTCCCCACCCAGACGGCCCGGAACCGTGTACTCGGCCAACCCTCGACAACCGCCGAGACACACCCCGGGCCATCGGTGGCGGGGCGACAATTTCCCAAGAAATCGCCGCGCACGCCCCACGCAGCGGCGACAATTTCTCGCGAAATGTACAAACCGCCACCACCGAAAACCCCGCCCGGCCGGGCGGGGACCCTATGGCAATCCACAATGGTGGGAACAGATACCGGAGTCATCGCCAATCCAGCCTCCGGAGCGACCTGCCCAAAGCCGCTATGTCAGTCTCTGGGGCTCAGCCGAGCTGGTCGGCCTTGACCGCGTTGATGAACACTGCCCACTGCTGATCGGACACGCTCGCCCACCCGGCGCACCACTCCCGGCGATTCCCGCGCTCAGCGCGGCTCGGACGGCACCAGCACGTTCACCGCGCCGGGAACGCACTCGGCCGTCAGCGGCAGCCGCGCCAGCGGCTCGCCGTCGCCGTAGGCGGTGACGCCGGGTGTGGACACCGACACCCGCCGGGCCCGAACCGTGGTCACCTGCGAATACTCCACGTGCCTGCCGTCGTAGACGGTGGGCAGCAGCCGTATCAACCGCCGCGCCGCAACAGGCCCGATCACGGTGACGTCGAACCAACCGTCCACGTAGGACGCTTCGGGGCAGATCCGCATCCCGCCGCCGTAACTGGGACCGTTACCGATCGCCACCAGCACCGCGCTGGTCTCCCACGACTCGCCGTCGAGTTCGAGGCGGTAGTCCAACGGCCGCAGCTTGGCGAGTTCCGCGACCACTGCCAGGTTGTAGCGCCACTTGCCGCGCGGCCAGGACATGCGGTTGGTGCGCTCGTTGACCTTGGCGTCGAACCCGCACGACAGTACGGTGCCGAACCACTGCTCACCGCATCGACCGGCGTCGATGGCACTGGTGACGCCCGCGAGCACCACCCGCGCGGCATCCTCGGGATCGCTGCCGTGCAGCCCCAACATCCGCGCGTAGTCGTTCCCGGTGCCCGCCGGGATCAGCCCGATCGGCGTGACGGTGCCGACCGCTGCCCGCAGCGCGATGTTCATGATGCCGTCACCGCCGCAGGCGACCAGCGCGTCCGTGCCGGAGGCGACGGCGTGCTCGGCCAGCCGCGCGGCGTGCGTGGCGCCGGTGCCCACCAGTTCGGTGACGGACGCACCGTCGCGTCGCAGCCGTTCGGCGGCGCGACGGGCCGCCTCGCGTGCCCGCCCCTTACCGGAAGTCGGATTGACGAGTAAGGAGATGTCGCGCACCGGCCGCTCCCTCGTTCACTGTCGCGATACCTGCCCGGCCGACCTAGTCGGCCGGAGTATTTCCGTCGGGGTTTCCGAGAGCACGGTCGACGGAACCTCCCGCCGGGCCGCTTCCTCCCTCACCACACCGAGCGGTGCTCATCCGAGCGTCGATTTCTCGCGAAATCGCGGCGCTCTGGTGGGGTAGTCACTTCGGCGGGAGCAGTTTCCCGGGGTTGAGCACCCCTTCGGGGTCCACGGTCTCCTTGACGGCGCGCAGTACGTCGAGGCCGAGTTCGCCGACCTCCTCGACCATCCAGTCGCGGTGGTCGGAGCCGACCGCGTGGTGGTGCGTGATGGTCGCGCCGACCGAGGTGATCGCGTCGCCCGCCGCCCGCTTGGCGTGCTGCCACTGCGCCACCGGATCCGCCGCACGCGCGCAGGCCACGGTGAAGTACAGCGAGGCGCCGGTCGGGTAGATGTGCGAGACGTGGCACATCACCAGCGGTGGAGTCCCCTGCTCCCCCAGTGCTTCGGTGAGCGCTCCGTGCACGGCCCGGTACGTCCGGTCCAGATTGGACCACGTGGTGGCGGTCTCCAGGGTCTCGGCGAGGGTGTTCACGTCCAGCAGCGCGTCGCGCAGGTACGGCGCGTGGAACCGGCCGCGGTCCCAGGAGTCCGCCGGTTCCGCACCGAGCGAGGTGCCGCCCGCCGCTCGCAGCAGTTCGGCGACCTCGGCGTGGCGGGCTTCGACGTGCTCGGCCGTGCCCTCGTAGGTGGTCACGGTCAGACAGCCACCGGAGGGCGCGCTCTCCCCCACCTCGGAAGAGGAGAGGTTCAGCCCGGTCTCGGTCTCGTCGGACAGCCGCGCCACGGTCGGCAGCGAACCGGTCCGCGCCAGTTTCCGCAGCGCCGCCGCGCCGGTCGCGAAGTCCGGGAAGGACCACGCCTCGTGGCGCGTCTCGGCCGGTGCCGGACGCACCCGCACGGTCACCTCGGTGACCACGCCGAACGCCCCCTCGGAGCCCAGGAAGAGCTGCCGCAGGTCCGGCCCCGCCGCCGAGGCGGGCGCGCGCCCGGGGTGGATCGTGCCGCGCGGGGTCGCCACCCGCAGGTCCAGCACCATGTCGTCGAACCGGCCGTAGCCAGCCGACGCCTGCCCGGAGGACCTGGTGGCGGCGAAACCGCCGATGCTGGCGTACTCGAAGCTCTGTGGGAAGTGCCCCAACGTGCAGCCCCGCTCCCGCAGCAACCGCTCGGCCTCCGGGCCGCGCAACCCCGCCTGCAGCGTGGCGGTACCCGACTCGGTGTCCAGTTCGAGCAGTCGATCCAACCTGGCGAGGTCCAGGGCCACCACGACCGGCAGCGCCGAGCGGTCCGGGCTCACCCCGCCGACCACGCTGGTGCCGCCGCCGAACGCGATCACCGCGACCCGGTGCCGGGCGCAGGCGCGCAGCACCAGTTCGACCTCCTCGTGGCTGCCGGGCCGCACCACCGCGTCGGGGGCCTCGTCCGCGTCACCGGAACGGCGGCGCAGCAGGTCCGGGGTGCTCTTGCCGCCGGTGTGCAGCAGTCGCGTGTGCTCGTCGGTGTGCAGGTGTTCGGCACCGACGGCGTCCTGGATCGACGCGCGGGCCACGTCCGGCAGCGCCGACTCGCGGATCCGCACCTGATCGCGGGGAACCGAGGGGGTGTCGCGGCGGGGCACGCCGAGCGAGTCGGTCAGCAGCGCGCGCAGGTGTTCGGGCAGCGGATCGGCCTCGGACGCGGTGCCCCACGCGTTCCACATCGGCTCCGGGGTGCGGTGCTGCGGTGCGGTCATGCGCTACAGTTTTACACATGACGTCAAGTCGTAACGAAGACGGCATCCTGGACGCCGCGCGCGAGTGCGTCCTCGCCGTCGGGATGCGCCGTACGACGCTGACCGAGGTGGCACGCCGCGCCGGGGTGAGCAGACCGACCGTCTACCGCCACTGGCAGGACATGCGCTCGCTGGCCGCCGACCTGTTGACCAGGGAACTTCGCGCGCTGCTGCCCGACGACGAAGAGACCGGCGGCAACGCCCGCGAGCGCGGGCTGGACCGGATCGTCAGCACCGTGGCGGCCGTACGCGAGCACCCGCTGCTGCGCAAGATCCTGGAGACCGATCCGGAACTGCTGATCACCTACACCTTCGACCGGCTCGGAACCAGCCAGCGCGAGATACTGGAGGTTTTCGCCGCCGCGATCCGAGGGGGCCAGCGGGACGGCTCGATCACCGACGGCGATCCCGAGGAGCTCGCGGCGATGCTGCTGCTGGTCACCCA
This portion of the Actinopolyspora lacussalsi genome encodes:
- a CDS encoding hypothetical protein (product_source=Hypo-rule applied; superfamily=81338; transmembrane_helix_parts=Inside_1_4,TMhelix_5_27,Outside_28_31,TMhelix_32_49,Inside_50_60,TMhelix_61_83,Outside_84_97,TMhelix_98_120,Inside_121_126,TMhelix_127_149,Outside_150_160), producing the protein MRCEAALLLVGSIGVLSGAFAAFGFYHRPLNPFAHALTPWVMLAVLVSARRTPRTAVPRTIACLLGAVVAFYVGKPLLYNTVYYPDAPEIGIQVNNLVMWCVLAVFAGAVLGGVFSAISGGSWSGSAATATALALLLAATIEETGFGFADSDLLLQRMTL
- a CDS encoding membrane-bound lytic murein transglycosylase B (product_source=COG2951; cath_funfam=1.10.530.10; cog=COG2951; pfam=PF13406; superfamily=53955; transmembrane_helix_parts=Inside_1_11,TMhelix_12_31,Outside_32_266); this translates as MPRRRKASDSPLVLLSGLAMLAVLVLLAGLLDNGGQQNRSRLPSATAPPRAGAQPPQVRPLPGGADPATTPRPQRQLSDWAENLSDELNIPLAALEAYGYAELALERTRPDCGLSWSVLAGVGAVESGHGRYGGSDLDSTARPEPPIRGIPLDGSEGVRLIRDTDDGELDGDTVYDRAVGPLQFIPSTWRDWGRDGDADGVADPDDLDDAALAAGYYLCDSGSDLRRAEQFRDAVLRYNASGEYVQQVLDHADDYGKRSRELLRKQ
- a CDS encoding XTP/dITP diphosphohydrolase (product_source=KO:K02428; cath_funfam=1.10.3420.10; cog=COG1694; ko=KO:K02428; pfam=PF03819; superfamily=101386) — its product is MSAVGESRPSVVDGCAVVLVDDRLGDVVPAEAVPWLRGAGEVYADPGLAESTRDSLGAAAPPEHAELLRRAAREPVVLVAPDDHSAAVRELLAAGAREVRATPPPGVELLDAVTVMDRLRSPGGCPWDARQTHESLRTYLVEETYELLEALEGSDRGAMREELGDVLLQVLFHARVATEDAADPFDVDTVAAELVSKLVSRHPHVFATDDSVHDAESQHARWEELKQREKQRESAVDGVAHGQPAAALAAKLVQRAERAGIPAELIGDDSHPGAELFDAVARARRDGGDPEDTLRAASLAFDRRIRTAEARARTSGADPAGLSESDWREYWPKADETGEIDEPG
- a CDS encoding hypothetical protein (product_source=Hypo-rule applied; cleavage_site_network=SignalP-noTM; pfam=PF13624; superfamily=109998); amino-acid sequence: MRSVIARPRLIIALLAACLLAGCGSQPSKIGSAALVGDQAIPVSTVQQRFEAVVGERPQLREQLDEQGRTDELARQIAAFTVRQKLAEVAARRQNLRVSEQEITQWVQQRGGAQAATEGTIFTADEVRSVARSLVLMRKLGSKHLTSTSVVFDYTSATSRAEAERKANRMARGPEQAAELIRQERSEGVPAGSGRELSASRALSFAAQTPLFAADEGTVLAFPGPGRQSAGQWLVARITERTTGNGDGQSSTPSLGSQGEQLTQAFGSRLLGLTAQRVGVELSPRYGVWDSLELTVAPDKGQTSGFRIPERESRA
- a CDS encoding hypothetical protein (product_source=Hypo-rule applied; pfam=PF14011), yielding MAQSWEWGRQVGSDEVSVSSPRSEGPHSEGPRPGGFPPHSRGRRAGNPRVGDPRGDNPRVDDPRFDGAGSDEQDFESSRFERVITEPVMLSYAAYDVLHHDEFGAGTAKPAGLEGVSPGATHRERAAIVEAANAELRQAGLTRGGAPIGALRDTLRLLRTPQRRIYGWYSIRTDAGATRGGFQVAEADDFAVLAAVEQDRVLLEPVEPDALPSTVAGLLPDAPPVDEAPTTMPPPPARHTAPDRDRPSRSDPNESNEPDAPDDERPTGTRSTSPGHRLLERLTAPPLDFALRAVRSQYVSRGTERECEYPLNYYAGPEGALLTVIKRDEDDEPLLHLHPATTEVFLRELRELGRFR
- a CDS encoding hypothetical protein (product_source=Hypo-rule applied): MGTARWWAERKFLAKSSGGGPETGRKFPRNRRAAGPLGRQGEGSGGSAAMAPLRPRCGPARRCEWHNRGSGGGRSAAMR
- a CDS encoding hypothetical protein (product_source=Hypo-rule applied; cath_funfam=2.130.10.10; pfam=PF04149); this translates as MTLSHAVSTWRKSSYSSQETNCVEVGRLDGGAAIRDTKDRAAGYFTTTGQQWATFINAVKTNRFD
- a CDS encoding transcriptional regulator with XRE-family HTH domain (product_source=COG1396; cog=COG1396; pfam=PF13560; smart=SM00530; superfamily=47413) translates to MTVRKLATQLDVSHSVVVRWERGGRVPSTESVSAMCAVLDLPSHQRDRLLELTREAASEPVNSVSVGATGEGDQLTALLEFERTATAITDVSPLLMPGLLQTGDYARAIMGTGVPNVDERVALRLGRSDVITRRKAPAAYTAFILDSVLHQAVGDEEVMAEQLLHLTEMSQRGNVEVRVIPRHLGWTPAHAGPFMLLEFERASPVVHLEHHRSSAFLRDEGDVSAFVDARDDIDRLAMSAEESRELITETIERLEAT
- a CDS encoding hypothetical protein (product_source=Hypo-rule applied), giving the protein MPIRYEVRHPGVRVWCGNESGWSSSLLVWISCWTPEVIRIETPTVFHRTVWTVEQAVELRDVLTAAVRTGSDAR
- a CDS encoding hypothetical protein (product_source=Hypo-rule applied) — translated: MTSYAGRLGMWLAHEQWELEQASYDIPARQATPRQCAELAGVLQRLSDELRDYAAGLAFGGGNPPESGSIDPDEFRRRGEAE
- a CDS encoding hypothetical protein (product_source=Hypo-rule applied; transmembrane_helix_parts=Outside_1_3,TMhelix_4_26,Inside_27_137), with amino-acid sequence MSTHPAMLLTTAVVLTATAIVLGGWGNRASYRPRHAGGSGPAARRLAALRLESYFRDEQSTTELIGWPLCDPDEHPHLFRLDPPAPVLPNPIPAQPAAPSPTLTTSPTALDPVTDPGGTEHPELAMLRRVLDGLHRL
- a CDS encoding diacylglycerol kinase (ATP) (product_source=KO:K07029; cath_funfam=3.40.50.10330; cog=COG1597; ko=KO:K07029; pfam=PF00781; smart=SM00046; superfamily=111331; tigrfam=TIGR00147), with product MRDISLLVNPTSGKGRAREAARRAAERLRRDGASVTELVGTGATHAARLAEHAVASGTDALVACGGDGIMNIALRAAVGTVTPIGLIPAGTGNDYARMLGLHGSDPEDAARVVLAGVTSAIDAGRCGEQWFGTVLSCGFDAKVNERTNRMSWPRGKWRYNLAVVAELAKLRPLDYRLELDGESWETSAVLVAIGNGPSYGGGMRICPEASYVDGWFDVTVIGPVAARRLIRLLPTVYDGRHVEYSQVTTVRARRVSVSTPGVTAYGDGEPLARLPLTAECVPGAVNVLVPSEPR